The following proteins are encoded in a genomic region of Betaproteobacteria bacterium:
- a CDS encoding OmpH family outer membrane protein, which translates to MKSIVLMCVVALAWTCGQAAGNEIKIGFVSTERIFKEAAPAQRALKKLEKEFAPRELELQKLAKQAKDLQASLEKDGVTMSETERRNKDADLGRINRDLQRIQREFREDLNLRKNEELAQVLERANKVIAQIAEAEKYDLILQEAVFRSGRIDITDKVIKALTDK; encoded by the coding sequence ATGAAATCGATCGTGCTGATGTGTGTGGTTGCGCTGGCTTGGACCTGCGGCCAAGCCGCTGGGAACGAAATCAAGATCGGATTCGTGAGCACCGAGCGAATCTTCAAGGAGGCCGCGCCCGCCCAGCGTGCACTCAAGAAGCTGGAAAAGGAATTCGCGCCGCGCGAGCTGGAATTGCAGAAGCTCGCGAAACAGGCAAAGGATCTTCAGGCTTCGCTGGAGAAGGACGGGGTGACCATGAGCGAGACCGAGCGCCGCAATAAGGACGCGGACCTTGGCCGCATCAACCGCGACCTGCAACGCATACAGCGGGAATTTCGCGAGGATCTGAATTTGCGAAAGAATGAGGAATTGGCGCAAGTGCTAGAGCGTGCCAATAAGGTGATCGCGCAGATCGCCGAGGCCGAAAAATACGATTTGATTCTGCAAGAGGCCGTGTTCCGCAGCGGCCGTATCGACATCACCGACAAAGTCATCAAGGCACTCACCGACAAGTAA
- the fabZ gene encoding 3-hydroxyacyl-ACP dehydratase FabZ, with amino-acid sequence MDIKEILNCLPHRYPFLLVDRVLECEPGKSIRALKNVTINEHFFVGHFPTSPVMPGVLIAEAMAQAAAVLAHFSIDDKKTGKLFYYFAGIDNFRFKRPVIPGDQLILEVSLQRMLRGIAKFSGSARVGEHVVAEGGLLCTIRNEELV; translated from the coding sequence ATGGATATCAAGGAAATTCTGAATTGCTTACCTCACCGCTATCCATTCTTGCTGGTGGACCGTGTGCTGGAGTGCGAACCGGGCAAGTCCATTCGGGCGCTCAAGAACGTGACCATCAACGAACATTTCTTCGTGGGCCACTTCCCCACGAGCCCCGTGATGCCAGGCGTGCTGATCGCCGAGGCCATGGCGCAAGCCGCGGCGGTGCTCGCGCACTTCTCCATTGACGACAAGAAGACCGGTAAGTTGTTTTATTACTTCGCGGGCATCGACAATTTCAGATTCAAGCGGCCCGTGATACCGGGCGACCAATTGATCTTGGAGGTTTCCTTGCAACGCATGCTGCGCGGAATCGCCAAGTTTTCTGGAAGCGCGCGTGTTGGCGAGCATGTGGTCGCCGAAGGCGGCTTGCTATGCACCATTCGTAACGAAGAACTCGTCTAG